The window cctgcaaggggactggcatctgagctttttttttttttttcttcaccagctttcccctcttacgtgATAAAAAGTCATCCAATGAGTAAAAATTGGAAAGGTCTCGCACCAGCCTTAACAAACTTTTCAAATACCAGAACATGTCAGAGAAGATGTAGGCTGCAGAGTGCACTGGTAGTTCATTTTGCATGGCCAAGAATAATATTGGTAAAGCTCCTGGCTAACAAAATGTTTTAATGCAGCCTTGAAAGCACCAAGGTCTCTCAGCTCAAAAACTGCAGAGGGAAGGATATTCTGAGAGGCAACAGCACGGACTGAAAAGAAAGTGTTGGCATTCGAGGGAACAACAAACTTGTGCAGACTTGTAGTTATGACCACTTGTACCCACAACTGGAGCATAGTGAAATAAACTACATGAGTCGAAGGGAGCAATGCTGTGCATAATCCTCCAACACTCAATCCAATCAACTGTCAGCAATCTCCCCACCAACAGAAGAAAGATCAAGTGCAGAAAGTCTGTCTGCATAGGACAAGTTCTCCAGGCCAGCACTGTTTCTGTTCCACCTTTACTGTGCTAACTCTAGTAGCTTAGTGTCACCAGTGTAACTAGTTCCACATGACTGAGCTGAATTCAGTTAGAATGGATATGAGCAGTGTATAATGTCAACATAAAATCACGTGAATGGCATGGTATTGACTTTATTAAGTTGGAAGCTATTCCATCTGCTTTAGAGGCCATAGAATGATATGGTCATGAAATTTCAGTTTGGAATCAATCATTATCCCCTAAATCTTTACTCAGATTGAAATGTGGAATAAGAGAATCATTAGTGAAGTACTTATTGTAAAGACCAAGAGGAGGGAGGTCTCTGCCAAGTGTAACATTGTGTTAAAAGCGAACACTAATACAAAGGGAAAGCTACAGGAAGCCATCAGGTCTAAATGtgtcagtccctgtatgaaacatttctgtctaatcttttaaaactCCTATTGACTTGGTACTACTACCTTGattactgatctctctctccttacagaCCAAGGCGATGGGTGACCGGTACAACATTCACTCACAGCTTGAGCATCTGCAGTCCAAGTACATTGGCACAGGTAGGAAATGGGTGTGTCAAACAGGCTGGGACTGAGAGACAGTGTATCAGACAGCAGACAGTGCATGAAGTGGGCTGAGGAATGTTATccatataacacacacatttttcaatCCACTTGCAGGACATGCGGACACGGCACAGTTTGAGTGGTGCGTCAACCAGCAGCGTGACACCTACGCCTCCTACATGGGCCACTTTGATATGTTGAACATGATCGCCATCGGAGAGAATGAGACCAAGGCCAGGGTCCGCTTCAATATGATGGAGAAAATGGTGCAGCCGTGTGGACCACCACCAGAGAAGAACGAGGACTGATTTGCTTGTGTTGTCCACTAACTCTGTGTAAGACTGGGATTAAAACTTAAAAATTTAGAAAATGAACCTAAATGATGATGGGAGTGTAAGAGGATTTCAGGGATATTGGGAGAAATAGAACTTAcatttaaatcagaaaagaaCTTGAATATAAATGGGAAGTAGAACTTGAATTTGAGTGGGAAAAGAATGTAGTGTTTGGGAAAATAAGTTGATGTCATGTGATGAAATCAAATGACGTATAGACCTTTTCTTCAAATATTTTATAAATAAAGCTTTAAAAGACAGATCTCTTGCATACATACCCTTAACGACTCACCTTGGATTATgatgcaaagaaagaaaacttgcaCTATAACAGAATGTGGCCAGGATCACATGAAGACTGAATCTCAATATTTAAAAAACAGAGCTTTAACAAGAGAGACAGTTACTATATGACGAATAATTGTCATGAGCATTAATCATGTCTCAGCCATGTTTACATACACCATTTGGCTATTTATCAAttattacttgtttttctttctatcttatttatttgtttttataaaGAATATGAGACAACACTGAACTCTTAgaaccttaccttgccttcatTACATAAACTATGCCATGTATTACATTGTGATTGTGTGACTACAGAACAAAAGATGAGCAGGACTGTACTGTGTTATTGTGGAAAAAATAACATactttaaaggaaggaagaaaacttacacacaaaaagaataaaagtctatatttgtctttgtattcacacagtgatgaaagaagaaaaaaagaacaataactttGCCTCACTTTTCACATATGACAACAGTTTCCACACAAACACTAGCCATCCTTAAGGTGGCCTCACACGAGAACTTTTACCAGCATCTCCCAGCATCTAGATGTCTGCAGCGGCATCTACCAGCATCATCCGGTACCTTATCTCTTGAATCTTGAACCTCAAACTCTTCTGGCATCTTGTTTGTAAACACTGCCATACTGTCACACAAATGCTCACATACGTTTGAGATATTTTGAACAAGAAACGAATAACCAATTACATTATTATATGAattaaaagtgagagagagagagagagagatctggtgAGGGAGATCTTAGCCAATGTGTGCACCTGCAGGATTATCCCTCAGGTCAATGGGATAAATCATAGTGAGGTACCAGGATGGTCTGAGTGTCATGTGGCCTTTGGGTTGAATGAATATTTCATGAAGCCAGAACCAGATGCAGAGTCCTCTTGACATAGAAGCCATATACGTCTAAGCTCATTTCCTTCAGTAGTCTGTGGTACACGTTTTCTTCTCTGCGTTGAAGCCACTATTTTGCCCAGACACATTTTCTGTGCCTAATTTCTTGAATAATCAGTAAATCCATGATCCCGTTTTTTATGGTTTGAGGAGACAACTGAGGCACAGGAATATCACTCGTGTGATGAACCTGCCAGTAGCAGGAGTGAAAAGTTGCCAGTACCAGCATCACAGAGCATCTTGCCAGAAAAATACTCCCGTGTGATGCCGCCTTTACACTTTCCTCTAGTGACATACACTACAATACCATCAAGGGGTGCCATGAACAATGAAGTGTTGGTGGAGGGCTGGTAACATTAACACACATTATCTTCTATTCAGCACATGAGCAACTGTGTGTTCTTGCCTCCACATCTACACTTACCTGGTTTCCCTATTGCACTTTGTCTTTGCCACTTACCACCTCCAGATGGCTACATTTCAATAATGGCAgctgtattttctttaattaaagcaatttttttctgtgtgtatatTTTCTGATGAAcagaatgttgtttttcataTAGTTCTCAGGCTGTAGAATTCATATTATGTACATTATACTCATTTGTCTTTTTAAAGCTTTGTAGACAGcacagattaggttaggtttaccaTATCCAGCATACTAAAGCTTTCATGTGATGTGCTAATTATACAGCATTAGTGAACAGAATGTGTATTTGTTTCACTCTGCTTCTGTCTTGCCACCACAGGAAAGAATTTGTATGAGGACAGAATGTTgctgtcacttcagttctctctctttctctctctctctctctcttggtctctcATTCACACTATTCACAAGCACCTTACTAGTTCATTACTGCAACACAAAATCTTAAGATCATCTATGTCTTTCAATGATCTAATTCCTACCTTCTCTTTCTAGTTTTGCTTACTTCACTAAACTAAAATTTTACAAAAGATCACCTCAATTCCttattatcattcattcatatcttcatccttctcatcaATCCTCAGTACAGAGACAATCACAATGCCTTCCTACCTACATGTGCTTTCAAAAGATATAATTCCTATCTCCACTTCCTATTCTATATCTCTTTGGTACCTTCCTTAAGTCAACTCTTGTGTCCCCATGCTCTTGTACCTCTCTACTAGTACAGCTTCCTAGTCTTTACAATCCATACAAAGAGATCACTTCAGTTCTCTCTTCTTAATTCATCATTTATATCTTTccctaatttttccttttcactccctTCTTCATGATCAAATTTGTCACCTCTCTTCCTGGTTTTACAATTCTTGCCTCACTAACAACAGCATAACAAAAGATCACAGCACAGTTACCAAGCAGCACAGCACAGTGCCACagaccaccaccgtcactgctgctgctgctgcacctcacCACTCCAGCTTGAGCCACTCCTTCATGTAGCGGCACTTGGTGGGTGTCACGTCCCCCACGTCGTCACACTGCTTGATCAGCTGCCATGAAGAAATCTGCTATAATATTCATTCAATTGCCTCaacaggaataagaataaggaataagaatactctctctattctattttcctctccaaCTAAAAAGTTTActagtttttgttatttatattttttgcagGTAATCTTGgaaactctctacctgcttttgtattttctcctgtttcaGGACATTTCTCATGATTTATGAACTGATACCTTTAATAGAACTTTTTATAAGAGAACTATTTCTTGTGTGATTTTCaagcaaggcatttctgaatacacaCCTAAGCTCAGCCTTACCACCCAGCCCTGCTACTCACCGGACACACACCACAGGGTATAGTCATGAGGGAAGGTGTTGGCAGGAAGGAAGTGACAGCCCTGTACAGCTTCAGTCCCTGGGAACCGTCAGAGGCAACAGAGTGCTCCACCTTCCCATCAAACACCAGGGTCTCCAGAATGGTCTCTATGTCGTCAATGCTCAACTGGACCTGTAATATGTAAACAAGTGACAATTTGCAATACTCCACCAAcactgcctgagagagagagagagagagagagagagagagagagagagagagagagagagagagagagagagagagagagagagagagagagagagagagagagagagagagagagagagagagagagattcactgaGTATATCCCAGTGGTGTGAGTACTGGCCCCTCTCAAGACAACCAAACAAAGCACTGTACTCACCTTAGTAATGCCCAGTTCATTGATGTGTTTGAGGACTTCCTTGGAGGAGATGTAAGAAGCATTCCTCACTGCGATGGggccacctgccacctgcctGGCCCGCACCATCCTCTGCTCCAAAAACCTGCAACAATGAAAGAGTTGTAAGCTCCTGTGCAGAACTGTAGGGGTAGGTGAAAAGTGTATGATCTTGCTATGCTCAAAATACTTGGAAATATATACAGGAATGCCTTTTTGTGTGATCATGTGATGTTGACTGGTTCCTGGATGCACTGGCTGAGTTCCAAAGCATTGCTCAATACCCAACCACACAATATATGTACATTGCAAATCCATGAAATATTTCTACATCACACAATAAGAGTGGTCATTACTGCCTGATGAGAGCTTACTACATTGATGAGGGACAGTAAAAGTATTTGGAGCTTCCTTCAACATGTGCAGTGTACACAGAATGTACAGATATAGTATGTACAGGAGTGAAGGAGCTCTCAGAATGTATAGATATAGTACAtacaggagtgaaggaagatctACATTCTGGCTGGCTAGTTGAAGGATATGAATCTCTTTACCATTGATATGTATTTTCAATGTGGATTATCCCAGACTCCTCCAGTCCATGGTAATATTGTACAGGGGATTGCCTCCCTGCATGTCTGtcaaacattattttttacaAATGTCACCAGGCTACTCATATATAAATTCCCAGCCACCTCATTTACATCTGCTTCAATTGCATGCTACACTAGTTATCCCACAAGCCACTGAAACGAGAGGAATCATCTGACATACAAGGACAATTCATTATCCAACACAACATTCTTAACAACAATAACGTAACACTCACTCCCATCTATCTGTGACAGCTATCAACTCACCTCCAGCACTGTTGGTTGAGAATGTCCACAAACTCTGAGTCAAAGTGCTGGTCTGAGTACCAGGCGCCTCCAGTCAGGGAGCGATCAGGTTCAAGGTCATACAACAGATACGTCTTCTTTTTTGGAGCCTGAAAGGTTAAGGAGGCATgataaaagttaaccagtactctcaatctttcatacctttctctggtaaactctggaagtccctacctgtgtctgtatttcaaacttcctatgacttgactacataacagggaggtttcaagacatttatccctgtcttttggcaaACTCTATAGCACTGTAAGAGGACTAGTGACTGAGAGAgccattttttttgttacccttagccagtctttcccttttacataaaaaagtgtTGAAGTAGTGTTACTTGTACTCGTACTATCTATGGAAGTGTACTTGTCTATAGCAGTTATTTAGCTTCTACACAGATACACTGGCTTATATGTGGCAGCCATTTGTCTCTTTACCTGTTGTTATATAGTAGTGACATCTATGTTTGAGCTGTctgtggtggtgggcatgtcaGTGGCAGTCATTTGGTTCTTTAGCTCCTGACACCTATGTTGTGTGAATACATGTAAATAGTGCACAAAGAGGCAAGAACTACCTGGTCCTTTAACTACATGTCTCACCAGGAAAACATAATAAACCACATAAAAAAATCATTGGTTTGGTAAAACTGAAAATTGTCAAAAGTGATAAGGAAGTCCTAGGATGGTGGCATTTTCAGAGGTACATCCTGATAATCCAACAAAACCGGTAATCCAAAGCACTACTGGTCCCATTAATACCCTGCTTGTGGGATTAATAGACTTTTACTATATATTACACTCTATACTTTTCTCTTGCAGTGATGAAGTTGGTCAAATCAAGCAAAGAATATATCAGAGACACAACACATGTATGTCAAATTGAAGACAAAGCTAGAGAGATGAGACTGAGGTGGTGTGGACTGGTCaagaggagagacaaaggaTGGATCTAcctgtcaaagagagagagagagagagagagagagagagagagagagagagagagagagagagagagagagagagagagagagagagagagagagagagagagagagaagagaaagagaaagagacagaaagaaaggacgaCCTGCAATAAAAGCTCCACTTGTAATGgctgtgacagaagaatatgcAAAAAAGACCAAGCTTGTTAGGAAATGGATTGGCTGGTGAAATAACCCCTGACATGAACATCCcatagaaataaagaacaacagtaacagtaacaataaaaacaagaataaaaaaacaacaaaaatatatgcaGCATGAAGTCCCCACAAAGAATGGAGTGCCAGTTTCAAAAGACTCACAGCGACTGAATTGAAACTCTTGATCAGTTTCTTGCTCTCCAGTTTCCTGAGCACCTTCTCCACTGTGTTCAGATGGAGGTTGCTCTTGGATCGAATCTCCCGTGCCCAGATCCCCTGTGTGCCGTGCTCCTCAATGATCTTGTACACCACCTgcaggaaacacaaacacatgtcAAGTCTAGCAGTGGTATGATGTAGATGAAGAGTCAGATGAAGAGTCATAAGGTGTACTATTAGTCAGATGAAGAGTCAGATGTAATGTTAGTCAGATGAAAAGTTAGTAAGGTGTAATAATAGTCAGATAAAGAGTCAGTATGATGTAACACTAGTCAGATAAAGAGTCAGATGTAATGTTAGTTAGATGCAGAGTCAGTAAAATGCAATGTTAGTCAGATAAACAGTCAGTAAGATGCAATGTTAGTCAGGGGGaatgaatgagaagaggaatgaaaagtaatgacgaaaaaataggaataaatcaCGCGGAAGAGTAGGTAATGAAAGCAAGGAGTGTAGCATGCAGTACACACAATACTTACATTACATAGCAGCTTTATGCACAAATATACACAtgttttctctcacattcttttGTCTCACACTTTGCATCCacacaagaggagaaaaaacaagttAACATATGTACTTATAGGAGAGAAGATATGCTGCTTGTCAGATGCAGTGTTAGTGTATGTGAGGCTGGCTAGACACAATGTTAGTCAGCTGTGATACCAATGAGGAGGTTTGTGGCTGAGTACAATGATGTGCTtcactaagagaaaaaaaatatcaggccAAAATGTTACATacacataaggaaagaaagaaaattagtcaACATATCTGGATAAATGTAATGAATTATTCTTCTAAACTTTTAAAATTCCAAAATACTGTTAGTCAAATGTTTGTGGTTGAATGAAATTATTTCTTAAACTTTCATTATGTTGTAAaattcattttcttaatttctttctccccCTTGCTGGTAAACTAGTAATTATCATATACTCTccagtgtaattcacctcctcggtcgtctgctggtcacccagccagtcttccccattatggagcgagctcagagctcatagaccgatctttgggtaggactgagaccacaacacactccacacaccgggaaagcgaggccacaacccctccagttacatcctgtacctatttactactaggtgaacaggggctacacattaagaggcttgctcatttgccttgccgccgtgtgtatgtgtgtgtgtgtgtgtgtgtgtgtgtgtgtgtgtgagacggcCACACACCTGCTCCTCTGGCTCAGCTCCCTTGATGCGGTGGAGGCTGCCGGGATCTCTCAGTTTGAACACCAGCGCTCCGTCATCCTTCTTCAGCATGTCAATCCGGCTCTATCAACACAGCACAAAGAGAGCTAGGTAACTCATCAGCAAAGATAGCTACATTTGCATATGATATTTAAAATTAATTTTAAATGAGTTCTAGAAATAATCAATCCAAAGACCTTTCACTCAAAAGCCTTTGAATTCATAAAGACTGCCTTAGCGACCTAAGCTTAGTAAATGCAGAGAGaaggcagtagacacctgccaAAATTACAATTATTCCTTGTAAGGTCTAAGCACTAAATCATGGGATGCTGTAAATTTCCATTAAAAATGCAGTGTGACCTTAGGGAATGTTCCTTCTTGTGTCTCACAAAACAAGGGGGCAGTCATAGCCTaacctctaaagacaactctcttcctttacacaaaactacatgtatCTAGttacacatacacccttcatgCAAAATTCACCAGCCTGAGGGCCCCCTTCTGCAGAGGGGATCATAAATGTGTTTAGATCAGACTGCTCAAAAGGTGccaactgctcttttgatcttacTAACTACATGCCTTTTCTCCTCCCATGGCCTTGTTGCACAtgatcctctttctctcatccctattctatcaacctctctaatgcaagtgttaaccagtatcctcaatcattcatccctttctctggggactctggaactccctcccagcttctgtatttccacctgtttATGACTTGAACTTTTCAAGAGGGATgttccaagacatttatcctctaCTTTTCATTAGCATTTTACTGTATGGGGACCAGCACTTCAATAGACCTTTTTTCATAGccaattttgttgcccttgactagTGCTCATCCTACATATAAAAAGTTAAAGATTTGTTTCTGTGGCTGTCACACATTCCTATCAGTGAGCCAACAGGCAATGGAGTAGTGTTGCCTTACTGCCTGCAGCTTTTAGTTACTTTCCTGCTCTTTATCATATGTACCCAACAACAGTTTCTATTCTGGGATTATCATACTGTCACACATTTATCTCATTAAACCACCAGGTAGTGGAGTGGTACTGCCCCACATACATTTGCCAGCAGCTTGTTGATGACATCCACCACCTGCTCCTGCTTCAGCTCTGGCATGTCGTTCTGAATGATCTGGTAGTTGATGCCTTGCTTGAACTCCTCACACAACTGAATCACCCTGAAAACAACAATATTAGAAGTTAGTAAGCAGGCTTGGCATATGCACTGGTTAAGTGGGGATGTGAAAGAGGTGCAAGGAACATAACAAGAGTGACTTAAGCAAAATCCTGTGTCAGTAATCAAGATAGGGCAAGATTAACCCATAGTGTTTAGAGTGAAAATACATGTGCCTCTTATGGAAGTTTtaagtatgtatatgtataatttCCTTTTCGAGCCAACATATTATGGCCCTCAATTCTGTTTCTATAAATAAGACTTGTCATTAACAGCAACAAATAATATTTTGAGAAGTCAAGAGTAAACATTTTCACATACACAAACAGCATGTATTTTTTAGGCTCTGAATTATCATAGACTAAATACTGTAGCACATTTGTAGGAACTGAGAcatatttggggattttattattttttttcttatgtctaTGTCAACATGTAGCATGGAATAACATTAAATTGACAGCTACAATATTGGAGGGAGATAAAGATTTTGGTTATGAATATTTTTGCCCCCTGATATTATATGTATTATGGAGTTGGCTACAGAGGGCAGGCTGCTGTGTCTTTCAAATGCTCATCACATAAATAGGTCAGTTACTTTTTCCCAGGATTTTACTTTTCAAATTTACAAACAGTAAGGcataaaaaattgaaataaaaaccaCAACAATCATAGAGGAAAACTGAAAGTCATAGACATTCATTGTACatattctgttttctttgagAAGTGTGGATGTAGAAACTCCAGCCTTGAGACATGGAGTGTTACCAGAGGTGCATTCAACCATTCTGTTCAAAGTTCcattctgttctttttctttatacaggTATTTgcaatataaagaaatacatactACTTATTTACTACTCACACTATAAGGTTGTGAAAAAAGCACGTTATGATGCAAATAATACttttaaaaacacagaaatactgaGTTACGGTTTGAATAATCTGGTTGCTTACGAAGGATTTTAGCAGATGTGTTATGACAGTTtgccagttttcttttttctttgtccaaaaacaagagataaatatGTCAACCAATCAGTGAGTGACAGCAGTGGCCAATGATAGTGTTACAATGCTACATTATGAGAAAGTGACAAAGTAGTTCTGCTGAGGGCTAAGTAACACACTGGCACCATAATAAGTGCAAAGAGTATTTTCAGTGTCACTACTGCTTTATCAATAAAATCTTGGTAATAAAATTGGCattattcattaatattttaCATATATGATTTGCACTATGCACAGGAAGTCTGAGCACAATGCACCAACAGAAGCAACACTTACACAGAGCACCAGCCAAGGCACAGGAGACACcggtacacacactcactgtaCCTCATGCAAGCACACCACTCACCTCTTCTCAACCTCTGATGACAGCGCTGAGGGAGCCATTTTGATTATCTAGGAAAAGAGTGGGAAAAATTATTACAGCAAATACTTTACATTCCTATTACATAACTAATTTCCTTAAAATATTGGCAGTAGCTGTGTTTGTTATAAGTTGTGGATCATTAACATACAAGTTGTTGTTTTAAACATTGCCCTCATTTGTTACAGCgccataaatagataaataaacctgATCACCTCAATATATCAATGAGCATAAAATTCTGATAGATTTCAAATACGTATATCAAAGTGATGAAGTGAACAGAAAGCAAGCATTCTCACTGAAAGGAATATATGCTGATCATCATGAATGACAAGTCCAATTAATTCCATTACTCAACAGTGACTTGAACCAGACGTCACCACTCCTGGCCGGCCAATCACTCATGGCTGGCCTGGTCCTTTTCTTTAGTCTTTTACAGTCACAACCAATAatgaagcagcagcagagatACAGCAAAACATTAAGCAATAAAACCTGGCAGTGCCCAGTCAGACTGATATTGTTATTGGTAATGGGCCCGTATAACTCCAATGACTTATTTTTTGACCATTTACTTCTAGACTTTCACAAAGCTCATTGTATACACATGATTTAATATTAGTGTAAAGTGGTAGAGAAATGTTACCAACTGTCTACCCCAAATAAGCTTGGAGACCCATGGGAATGCAAGATTTTTGAAtgtgtaaaacaaaaataagtattTTCCAGGAAGTAAATTATCATAATCACAAAAAACAGCAAGTATGTGTCCAGAATCACTTAAAATACATCCATAAATCAAAATCTGCAAGCATGATAACACaaacaatatatgaaaaattttaCTCCATGTTGGAAAATGAATCAGtcataggaaaaaaacaaatcacTACCATGCTTTACAtattctaacttaacctaacttacccttTACTACCGTGCTTTACATAATCTGCCGTGCTTTTGGTGATTCTGATCATTCACTCCTGGAAAACACTCGCTTTAGTCTCACGCAGCATGAAAACTCTACATTCCCACAGTTCTTCAAGCTTGTTGTGGGTAGAGGGTTGGTAACATTTTTCTACCATTTTATATTATTGtatcatatgtatgtatgtgtacaaTGGGTTTTGTGGGTAGCTATTACTAGTTTTCCCTCAGTCTCACTGAAAAAGGAGTGCACCACTGGAAAGTAGACATTTTTCTAAgacatttttcttctatacaTTTTCCATTACAAATTACTCCTTTAGAATTAATGCTACTAAATAAGTTTTACCCAAGCCGTCTCTCCTGAGACCaacaaactgaaaataaaacttGGTAGTGGGGAGGGTTATGAATATCAGGGGACATTGTGGAGTAAAAGCACACATACTTTACTGATGGTATTTACAGCATACAGATTATGCAAGTCTAATCGGTACTTACACAAGAAATACAGTTTTGGCGATGCACTAACAAACAGGTATGAGATGGTCAAATGAGTCATTCAACCACTTTCCCAAATATGCTGGGCATTTGTGTATAATTCCTCATGGAAGTATTCAGTTATGTGTCCCATTCCCATTAAGGAAGAGATGTTGGACATTGAGTAAAATAGATTTTCAAcaggattgggtta of the Portunus trituberculatus isolate SZX2019 chromosome 42, ASM1759143v1, whole genome shotgun sequence genome contains:
- the LOC123517814 gene encoding splicing factor 3B subunit 5-like, producing MGDRYNIHSQLEHLQSKYIGTGHADTAQFEWCVNQQRDTYASYMGHFDMLNMIAIGENETKARVRFNMMEKMVQPCGPPPEKNED
- the LOC123517812 gene encoding DNA-directed RNA polymerase III subunit RPC6-like; amino-acid sequence: MAPSALSSEVEKRVIQLCEEFKQGINYQIIQNDMPELKQEQVVDVINKLLANSRIDMLKKDDGALVFKLRDPGSLHRIKGAEPEEQVVYKIIEEHGTQGIWAREIRSKSNLHLNTVEKVLRKLESKKLIKSFNSVAAPKKKTYLLYDLEPDRSLTGGAWYSDQHFDSEFVDILNQQCWRFLEQRMVRARQVAGGPIAVRNASYISSKEVLKHINELGITKVQLSIDDIETILETLVFDGKVEHSVASDGSQGLKLYRAVTSFLPTPSLMTIPCGVCPLIKQCDDVGDVTPTKCRYMKEWLKLEW